Sequence from the Zeugodacus cucurbitae isolate PBARC_wt_2022May chromosome 2, idZeuCucr1.2, whole genome shotgun sequence genome:
TTATCGCTAAAAGCAAGAGAGTGCATACGGGGCTACTGCCTTCGGTCAGGTCAGTCTGCTTGAGTCGGGAGTGGGGAAAGCATTTGCTTAATTGCTAAATTATATTTACAGTTGTGTAGATTAAAATTTAGAAAGTAGAATTCTAACACGCAGGATTTCTAGTAGATGGAATTTAAACTAGTTGGAGTAACGGCTTAAAATCGTTCAAAAATAATAACCAAACACCGATAAGGCTCTGTGGAAGAAAATCTaggaaagatataaaaaaattattgagaaaattCGGAGATTGTGCCGAGCGGTTTCGCTCTTAGACTTCTTACTCCCAGTTTTCTCCCTGTGAATTTGCTAGCGTGACGTCACGttagctatttttttttatacaatggaAGTGAGAAAATTTCCTAACGTATTTGGAGAAATTAGTATAAAAgcgaagtaaaataaatattaaaagagaTTCAGTTAATACTTTaatattgtaaagaaaataatttaagatttcGAGTATTGACGACCTTGGAATGTCATAAACTGTATAAAATGGAAcgattttattcgaaaataagaaaaatactattttttataaaaattatagtacCTAAGAATacaaaacttcgaaaaaaattaggTCTAGTTCTTGgctcatattttcaattttttctaaaattcgtaaatttttcaaaatatgggaAATCTTTAGAAATTAGTCTAAATTTGATTTGCAATGAagagtaaataaagaaaatatcgataaattattaaaatatgttatcGGCAATATAACATATCgataaattattacaatatgttatcgataattttagtttctgtttttaaataaataattatgataagaaataataaaatcataattaaaagatattaatgaaaatatgtttgccgataagaatattttttagttgaaaattatttttgaaatacttgAAGTTATGTATATTCAGACTTTTTTTTGAACCCATTTAACtctttttattttggaaaaacgTATTTCCCACTGAtgacttaaaaaattgaaaaaaaaaaattaaaatggaaaaattataccgataattttttttcatatttcaaattatcgataatattttagaaaaacgattttttaaacaaaaaaaaaaatattgaaaaaagttgTATAATACTAGCATATCAAGTAGAATCATAACGATATTAAAGTTTTGCACGTTGctaaaaagaattcaaaaacgttatttttaaaaagaaaataatatatcgaTTACATTTTGTTACCACTGGGAAAAGAAGCGAAAACAATAATGGAAACAGCTCTATTACTAAACAAACTGGAAGCAACTTACAGTCGTTAAAGCATGTGCTGAGTTTTCCTACAAACATTTATACACCCATAGACCGTTAAACACTATTAAATACCGTTTAATTGCTTTGCTTAAAGCATTTTCGACCAGTTGCCCACAATACTCAAGCGCACATCTATTGCTTATAACTATTAACCCTTAACTAACTAGATGCTCCACATCGGACAGCAATACCTCCAAGTCGGATGGCAGTTCGTGCTCCGCTTCAATGCGCGCCTGACCGATGTGGCTGGACACCGCTGCCACATTTGGCAACGGCGGTGGATGATAGCTATGTTGCAGCTGTCTTATAGAATTGGaacgtttttgttgctgttccgTAGGGGCGGTGGTGGCATTAGAATTGGCAGTGATGGCTAGTGTTGGTGCTGCGGTGGAATGTGCGCTGCTACGACTACGTCGATGTTCATGGCGTATGGGTGCATGGTGGCTACTGTGGCTGGCGTGACTACCCTGACTGCTGTGACTGGATTGACTACCGGCGACGACTAGTTGATCCACATCGGCGATGCGACTGAAGTTGCCGAGAACGCCATTTGTGTTGACAGTGCCGGCATTAACGCCACTGCTGGCAGCGGCACTCAGACTGGCACGTGGTATGTTGCTGAAGCTGGTGCGCGCAGTTGGCAGTGCCGCTGTGAAAGCCGAGCTTTGGCTCGTGGACTTTGGCTGGTGTTGGTAGGCGGTGCTGCTGGAGCTGCGTCGCAGTTGACGCTCCGTGGGCGCTGGCGTCACTACAGTGGCAGCAGTGTTGCTGGCGTGCGTGGAAGTGGTTGTGTTGGTGGTTGCGGTGGCAATGGCGTTTTGCGGTTCATTCGAGTAGGTACTTGGCTGATATGTGGACGCGGCATTATTACTACGTAAATTCATATTTGAATTGCTGCGCCGCGCCGCAATGGATGGATCCTTGCCATTCTTGGCGGCGCTATTCAGCTTCAGATTCAAGCTGCTGCGCTTCTTTGATTTGGCTaagtgattttgattttgtgcCATTTGGCCAAGGTTTTGTGTGCTACCAAAGTTGCGGCCCAAATCGGCGGCGCACGTCGCTGGCGCTTGCGCGTTGCTGCTTTCGCTCAGCTTGCGCGAGTGAAGCGCGGTAGGATTGGCGGCAAATGGATTGTTGGCTGAAAATGAGTTGGAGCGACTGTAGTTGTGTGCGCGTTGCTTCTGCAGTACACCCCCACTAGAGCTGGGCGCTTTACTGGACACACTTGCGTTTGCCGATGTCGCCGCGCCGCTATTACCAACTGCCGCTTCATTGTTGGCGACCATGGCGGCGCGCATTTCGCCCGTCGTTGTGCTGCACTGTAGATTCTCATAGAATGGATTCTCCATTTTGGAGGGCATGGTTTTCGGGTTGAGTGTCTCGTAGGTCGGTTCATTTAAGGTTAATATTTGATTGTCTTCGTTATTATTACGGAGTAGCAGCGCAATGCGTTTGCACTTAACCTCCTCATTGCCACCGCTGCCAGAATTCTTGCTACCCTCGCTATTTTGATTGCTGCTCTTGCGTTTGCTCTCAGCGCCATTGGCACCAGCGCCGTTCGCGCGTGTTGTACGCTTCATTTTGTTGGCTGCGCCGCCAATGACATGCGTCTTCACTTTGGCATTCTTGGAGAGGCGCAGCGCGAATTTGAATGGCGGCTTATACACCACTTGCAGTTTCACCTTGTCATTGACGAGATTTGTCACCGACTTTGACTTCTGCGGCGACTTTTGTACCAGTCGCTCGGGTGTGGACTGCGATTTGCTCATCACTTTGCGTATTTTCGAAGAGTGTTCGATATGCGAAAGCGGTTGCACGACAATCGGCGACTCCAGCAGCCATTTCTGCACCTTGCCGAATGTATTCGTGTGCGCATTACCGCTGATGCTCGCCGCATCCTGTCCGCTGCGCGATGAATAGTCGATGATCTCTTTGTTGTGCTTCTTGAAGCGCTTGCTTTTCGCTTTCACCTCATTCTCCAACTTTCCGCCGCTGCCTGTAGGCGCTAGTGGCGTGTTTAGCGCTGCTGCAACCGGCGTGGGCTTCAACGCAGTCGCGCCACCGCCACTACCAACACGATTCTTCTTGGTGCGCGTTGGTTTGACTGCCACCTCACCAATAGCGGTGTTAACGGCACCAACAGCTGTTGTCGCTGCAGCATTGCTTGGCTTTCCACTACGGTTGTGCGCGTGAGTTGTTTTCGCGGCCAACTCGCCTGTCTTGGAGGACGTTGCTTTGCTGCCGCTGCCTTTACTTTTGCCCGCGCCTATATTGCCACTACTGCCGCTTCTGTGCGCGCTCTTACCTTTGTTGGTGCGCTCGCCACGCACCTTTTTCTTGAACGGTACTTTTGTACGGACGGCCGTGTGCACGATGACGCCGTTGTTGTCGTCGGGTAGACGCACCGTTTCGGTGGTGGCGCTGTGTATGATGGTCACCGATTTTAGTTTCAGATTCGACCGCTTCGCCAGTAGCTTCGTGCTGAGTATCTGTTTTGAGTGGAAATGAAAATATGAGGTTTAAATATAAAGGTCTTTGGTTCAGTGGTtcgcttaaaaaaataagtcaCTAGCTTACAtggtattattttacaaatgtcTTACTTAATATGGTAATctggtttttaaattaatgtacaAAAACTTGTAAGTTTACCAGAAACTAATCGAGAAAATACTGATCTAATGAAATCCGATTTCATGACGGATTGTTGAACTGTATGTTGTCTTCGAGCTCCTCGACCATTACTGATAGATTGGCGTCAACTTTGTTTCATCATACCCTCAGGAAAATATTCTGGTGGCGTTAAATCACATGATTGAAATTAAAGATTCGCCAATATGTCAATGTTTAGAAGTAACACAGGATGTGACGTACtttctttttggaaatagaGTTCGTCCGCGTCGATCTCATCAAATTTCGGGAAAAAAGTCGGTTAACGCTATTAATGGTAACGGCATTTTCTGTCTCATTTCGAAAGAAATACGGCTTGATAGCGCCGCTAAACCACAATCTGACCAAACGGTAAATTTTTGGAGATGCAACTACGTTTCTTGAACCACACGGGGATTAACTCCCCTCAATAGCGCCAATTTTGTATGTTGACGAAGCCATTAAGCCAGAAGCCAGATTTTTATAGCCAGAAGCCAGATTTAGTAATATTCTTGGCAAATTTCCAAGCGTTGGACCAAAGTGATACGTACCATGATGACACAAATCCCTACATAAACATGACCACCATGAGCAGTCAGCTtcgtgaaaattttaaaatgcaagTTTTTTTGTTGGAAGAATGAATGAAGGAGTTTCTAAAATGCCTAATTGTGAATTATTTCATTGACCAGCATAATTACTGCATATTCGACAAAGCCATAATGATCACATTAATAGCACAACTAAAACGACTTCTCGAACTAGCGATAATTACCAGCAGTCTTAATCTGAATACTCATTCAGGCACTTACTATTCTCACGTAATTGCATTGCAATCTTCTCTTCATACTCGTCATTAAGCATTTTTGTTGCAATCTTCATGATCTTTGAAGATtgagaaaaccaaaaatattcaagtcatttaattaaatataatttaaatgatgAAActtaaagccataaataatatttgttgaacTCAATATACATAATTAGTTTTTAATGATTACTATATCTCATATCATAGATATGATTACATATGACTCAAATCTCACTGATATAACCTTATGAGTTTCTTATTTCTTATTGAATTCGAATACTTTGTGAGCAGTCTCAAGTATTGTCATTTAGAAACAGGCTGATGAAAAGTTTAATTCTTACTTTTCACTAATCCCTTAAACCTGTTGAGAATTGAAGATAATTTAAGGCGAATGAAAAAATCTAatgaaataagaatttttttaaatatcttctgATGTTTAAGACAACGTACCTTAGAGTcctataaatattcatatgtattttaccgtttttacaaatttaagtgaCTTAATATGAGCTTCAATAAAGTCTCTCCAACTTACCAGCAACACGAATACGCCTAATGCCGCCAACACAACGGTATACCAATTATGCTGTACCCATTTCTTAAACGTGGCAATACTCTCTTCTGACAACAATAATTTGCGTAGCGTAGCTAACGGTCCCGAAGGATCAACTTCGCGACATTTTTGGAATACATCACAATAGCTAAGAgaataaaacatgaaaaaagagacaaaaagaaaaagttaataCGCGCTCATACACATGTCCATCAGCACGCGAAAGCACACGCGTGGTCGGCATCACACTCACCCATTGTAATCGTTGCACGGCGTGCCCGGCTTCGCATACATATCCGGCACATCAAACGGCGGCTCATTCCATTCAAACGAACTGCGACAGGCATTACCCTCTCCGGGCAATTTACAACATAATTCGCACGATTTAATTTTGTCATCAGTCGGTCCCGGTATGCACTGGCATGACTCGAGGCCATAGGCCAAACAAATACTACCCGTACACTCACCCATATAACAGACAAACTCTTTGTTGCATATCGTCTTGTTCGGTTTGTTCACCGATGGCGGACATTCAGGGCCGAGACCGTTACAGAAGCTCGGATCGCGACAGCCGTTGTCATCGCGACACTTATCACCGAATTTCAATTTACAATCACCCGTACAGCATGGACCCTGCGATGGACTGCACATGGCACGCGGTGTCAATGTGCATGGCTTTTCGTCGATGCGCGGATGACGTGACATCGGGAAACAACATGTATCCTTGCAGTCCTCCTCCCAACCGCAATCGCATTGTTCGTCACCCTCGACCACACCGTTGCCGCAAATGGATGCCTGCGGTTCGGTGAAACAGCCTTTGGCGCTACGTGCTTTCGCATTTAGTACGGGTTCGATGGATTTCAGTGAGCATGGtgagaatttgttgttgttcttcttaTCACCAGACGTGGCGCGCGCAAACATTATGAAATTACCATCCTCACCGCCGGGTGTACACTGTTCCGGATCGTGCTGGTCAGTGGGCAAGACAACAAATGCATGAAATTGTGTGGGTGACGTGGGAGAAAATGAGTTAGAGTGAGAGAaggaagaaaataaattgatgaaatattatttgttcGCTTAAAGATGTTAGAAAGTATTGTTTACATTCTTTCAAgggtttcttaaatatttttttattcagaaactgaaaataataataatactttcaAGTAATGAACTTACAGGTGATCCAAAATTATGTCCAATTTCATGTGCCAATGTCACATGCGACACAGCTGGAGGAACATGTTTACCATAATTTAGTAGTGTCACAATGCCTGTGTTCAGTGACTTCAAAGAACCGCGATAGTGCTGGAAAATAACGGTGATTttaggaaatttttttataaaacccaAATTTCTTTGTTGCGAAATGATTTTCTgcgataaaaaatgcaaaaaatgttacgaaataaaatttgaacttACGCCATTCTTCTCACAAACTCCGCCGGCATTTTTAAGATCTCCCGTCCAAGCTAAACCCAGAGTTCCCATCTCAAAATCTCGATATGTAAACATATAGGCCAGGCAAAAGGCATCATAATCTTCCTCTGATATGGAGAAAATTAGTAAAGAGATACATATTTTAGTTAGGTTAAGTTTAACTaggtttttttctaaaaaaagtcTTAAACTTTAGTTTTCCTCGAGAGTGTTCTGTTTCAAGTTGTTCTTCCTATTTCTTGAAGGAGTATAACGATATAAAACATTCAGGTGCTGTTTCTTTCATGTATGAACtggattaaatttaattaaatgaaaagcagACGGGAAGTcttaaatttacacatttttttagtaGAGCTGCCGCCTTTCGATAAAGGTGATGCTAGAAaggttttcaatagggacgctccaaaagtagaccgatagggacagcaaacggtTAAGGTTTGCaatttcatcattgaaagatatacgatccaacaatgaGAACCGTAATTCTGAGTCAGTgtcctcaactttaagagcgctactcTAATtaatggtcgtcataatcgtcctgtctgaCCGTTCAAagataatcgaatatttttggtccgaattggTATGGACTTGGACATAATGTGGTTCccacaggacggcgccacaaacCAGACAACGTatcaaaaatcgatttattgaaaaccaaatttGGTGAACGAGTTATCTTACGAAATCTGCAAGTGGCCATGTAAAAGAAGTCGAGTTCCATACAtcatggcatcgaatgtactttcataagaataaagaatttcattgatatcccaaaccgtttttattttatttaaaaagaacttttgttgcgatcttattgaaaacccctttatatgtatttaaaatataaagtaaaaattgaaccctgataaataaatattaattttctatattacCTGAAAACAGTTCCAGGAACTTCTCCACACCGTAATTGCCCGGAAAACGATAACTCGGATCTCGGATCGCATTCATATTGTGAACTTTGATGCGTTTGATCATGAATGTTATGTTATCTGGCTTGCCATCATTGTTGAAATCTGtttcacaaatattaaaaaaaaagaaagaaaaagaaaaggaatTATTTATGCTCGGAATCAAAAGATCTCGGATTAAAATCTCTGAACTCACCCGTATTCTTGTAGATCGAATTGGCGCGCTGCACATGTCGTGTGATCGCCTCAATGCTGGCCTCATCCGAACCCATTTTCTGAAAGAATGTGTGATCGGCTTGCAAATAAAGCATACAAGTGATCTTGCGATCGTACATGGACTGTGCGCTATCTTTCGAATTTGTCTCGTACGCGGCATCACGACCACGCCCACTTAGCAAATTTGTCATCAACATGCTGTTGAAGTGTGGATTTTGTGGATTTGGCACAAGCATTATATCTGGATTATAGTTGTTCACAATGATATTCGGTTTCTTTGTGGCGCCATTCTTGGTTATGATCTCGACGTGTGTCTTATGACTGGGAcgatcgttgttgttgttggtgaacATGGTGGACCAATTCGTTTGAAAGAAATTGTTTGTGTCGAAACgattgttaatgttgttgttgtcattgtaatTATAATTGACGCCATTATTGTTGttcgcgttgttgttgctgttgctgccaccGCCATTGATGACAAAATCATATGGATACGAAcgattattgttgctgttgctgttgctattgttattattattattattgttgttgtttttattgctgtaaGTGCTAACAATGATATTCTTGTGCTTTGCATAGGTTTTGCGCAagccattgttattgttgttgttgttgttattattattattattattgttattgtagttagTGTTGCTATTGCTATAACTATTGCCAGGATTGTAATTGTTCACCAGGATATTGCGATTCTGCACACCACCACCGGCACCACCACCAATTGTGGACGCATTCGCAACAATGAGGGACGGAACATGAAAGTTGCTGCTtctagtattgttgttgttgttattactgttattaTCGTTGTTGGCACTGTTCACATTGCGCAGCAAATCGCCATATCGGTCGGTTGTTTCTCTATCGACAGCGACGGCATTACgccacgttgttgttgttgtagtggtggACGTCGTCGCCGATTGTTGATATCTATTTCGTTGCTGTTCCCTATTAAAGTTATACTCttggttattgttattgttgttaatcaAACTTTTCGTTGTAGTGATCTCTTCTCGTTCACGATCTCGGTCTCGACCTGGATCCCGTTCGCGGTTCTTCACTTGCTCCCGCTCCCGAAACCGTCCCCGACTACCGCCTCCCGCATAAATGCTGAAGTCGTCATTGTAGGGCACGTCCAAGTCCAATGGCAGCGGCGGATTTTGATGGTCATCGGTGGATGCGGCCAACTGCGTGTGAAGACAAAGAAATAGAACAACGGAagcgtataaaataaaatgtgcaaTCGATGAATGTCAATGGTTAGTTGAGTTAACGTCATGTGagtcgccaacaacaacaaaatgtcagACCAATTATGCGCAATTATGCTACATtgttcgcattgttgttgtaactaagTACGTATTCGGGTAATTGGCTTTGCTCTTTAAATTACATACCTCATCCGGCAGCCAACGTTTGTGCCGCTCCAACGACTTTGACGCTTCCGCTTCGCTTGTGGCCGCTTTCCGTCGCTTCAGATCGTTCAACAGCATGTCGCGTCGCAGTCGTTCGCTGGCGCAGTGCTCAGCTGCCGCCGACTTGCGCATTTGCACATCGCTGACTTTGTAAATGACACTGTGCACACCCGTTGCGGGCAGCTCGCTGGAGTAACGTTGCGCCGGCTCCACATAGTAGTGCTCGGCGGCCGTTTCGATGGTGCCATCGAGCAGATTGTCGCTGGTGAGAATGGCATGTACATGCGAGTTCTCATCACCTGCAAATGCATAGACGACATACATGcaaattagtatttattataattgataTTTAAGGCTGCTAATCGAGTTAGATTTTATGGCATAATTGCGCTGAGAGTGATTTTGaatgcataaataaagctaaactCTAATAATTATATAGTTTAAACACGCTTGTGATGACCGCACCAAAGTCATCGTTGACAAAGTTAGAAGGAAAACACCAATCTTCCGGGTGCGTTGAAAGGTGTGATTGTTATGTTTGTATgggatttaaatattattttgcgaAACTGCTTGCTTTGAAGAATAGTATTAGGTATATATAGCTTCGGCCACTcacaaaagtattaaaaagcAACTCGAGAGTTCTAGAAACTAATCTTGAAGTCTGTTTCATTGGTCTATTTAACATTTAAGTGAGTGGCGAAAGATTAGCCGATAAGAACATAATACAGTTAAAGGTTGTAAAGTTCTATTATGTTCTTATCGGCTATTCTTATCCCTCTAATTCCAAATTCTTTTTATCTCTTCATCAATGTCTGTcaatttaatatgtaatatCCGACTAGAACGTATCTTTATAACATCCTTTGATATCTAAAAAAGTATCTGCATTGCTGACCCAACATTAcacaggttaggttaggtcaaggcgTAGATCTCCACGACTGCTGAGAAAGACACTCATGATTCGACAAAGCTCTTGGATTCTACTACATAATTCTAAAGTCGGCTTAAATCAATTCCATTCAATTCGCTGGGTTTTCTGGTTCGCTGAAAATATGCCTATCGAGGTGTCTTAACCTTAATCTATTGTGTATAGGACATTAAAGGATGATTCCTCTCCAACTGTCTTCACTTGTCACTTTTCTTGACTTGTTCAAGCTTTGGCTATTTTAGGCCTTGTGTTGATATCTCGATCGCAAAAGAAATACCAAATGCGAAACCTAATCGGacttatagttttgttttgattgAGAGTCCGcggtttttagaaaaattaaggaaaGACTATGCCTGGTGTTGATTGGATTATTGGTTTTGGAAGAGCCAGAGGCTTTTGAAAAGATTCTTGGTTAGAACGTGGTCGTGGTTCAGTTTTAGCAGATCCACAAGCAGGTGCCCCAAACGGCTACCATGTCTTGGTGACGTACCTGTAATGTGATAAAATCTCACGATCTTGTATGGCAGAAGGGAGGAAAGATATTAGGTATCTAAAAAGATTGCATCGATCGTTTACTGTATGGCATATTGGGCATGAGACCCGATATGTTCCGCGTTTGCCCACTCCGTACAAAAAACGAAATCGTGAGATCACTTCAGTGCAGTGTTCAACACCTTTTAAGCACAATCCGAAGGAGTTTCTGCGTTCTTTCGTGACCTACTATGAAACATGGATATGCTGGTATACAAGATTATGGAATAACAATCAGTGGACCCGCTCTGACTAGCTTCAATCGGGCAACTTCATCTGAAGAGAGCGAGGTTTGTCTTATCAGCCGGTAAAGTGATGCACGCTGTTTTCAGGGATTCCAAAGAGATATTAATGTACATCGACTAACTGGAGAAGTGCAAAGTGGTCACTTGGTCTCATATTAgaccaatatttattattagagTATGTGTCTACTCAATTCCAAGTAGAAGTATAAGGCTaaacatatacaatatgtaccgttggtatatatacatatatagtaactTAGTCTGATAAAGAGAAGGAGGTgaatgttttataattcttaatCCCTAAAATAAATACTTCAACGGCATATTGGCGACTCATACATTTCTGCTTCATAAATGCACAATAAATCGTCTATCAAAAAATAGtcccaaaaatatttgcttgaatCAATGCTAAATTGCGCGTGGTTATAAATCCTTTTaatgaatttagaaattttgaaagttACACCACAAATATGCATGAATTTACAACGTAGACGATAGTAAAGCCTAcacaaataagtatgtatgtatgtatgtatgtgtatggctTTGTAGAGTTACAATGAGAACTTTGCCGAAAAGAAATAGcccgagtatgagtatgagatTGTGTCAGAagtttttgaaaacaataatgaatttattaagAACAACAACCATAAGTGAGTGTGCAGTAACGGGCACATCAATGACagccacacgcacacacacacaccaacaaacacatgtaagaagtatgtattatatattatatatgcaaagAGAATAGAAATATAGTACAAACATATGAAGAGGTACAAGTACTTCGGGAGGACTCTTGCTCAAAAACTTCCTTCCgaactttgttgttctttactTTGTGCGtcttttgtaatattatttttaatttttggaattttcttgttttcttttcttcccTTCAACCTCTTGATTTTTCATTCACTTTACTGCTTAAGACTTTGTACCTGCTGGCTTGGCTTGGCTTGGCCTGGCTTGTTTGTGTAAATAtgctaaatatgtgtgtgtgtgtttgtgagcgGCATAACTTTGTGCGCCAGCTGCATAACCAAATAAATGAGGTAAGCTGGAAGTGCTGAGGAATGCGAGTGTGGGGAATACTTCaaccaaaaaaatgtttccCAATTCCTATGGCAAGAAGCTTAAGAGCATAGCAATTTTGCTATGACTAAATTATACAAAGAGTGCTGCCTGTTGGCGTGAGCCAGACTTGCTGACTCGTTGCTGTTAACTTGCTGTTCAGCGCTGCTCTGCTGCTTCGCTCcgactggtgttgttgttgttgccattgccgTCAGGCGAAATTGGCAAAAACAAGTTCACAACGAATGCGTTGCATCATAATGGCGTTGGTTCGGAGAATATAAAGTCGAAAAAAATGAAGCTAGTTAGTTTGTGGGTACTCCTCTATGCACGCTCATTGGGGTGACTATGTGCATTAGGGTTGTTATGAAGTTCGTTGCAATTTTGTTGCACTTGTCAgcattttcttttgaatttttgagtgagtcttgaagaaattaaataaatatagattgGAGTTAGTAAATGACTTGCGAACGACAGGATGATTGttaataataatgcaaaatgctaGTTTGATATATTCATCTTTCGGCCGATTCTTCGAGCATACTATAGATTAGATTAGACAGATAGTTAACACATGGTTGGAAGTCGAAAAAATTTGTTCTAGTTCATAATATAGTAAGAGGTATCCGAAAAGATTTGTAATAATCTACAGATATGTATTGACTGCGCGGGGTAGCAAAGGGCCATAATGAGATTCTTCCAATTTTTTGATCTTGTT
This genomic interval carries:
- the LOC105211959 gene encoding uncharacterized protein LOC105211959 isoform X1, translating into MNLIIVAIVLLMAHKEYMASPTPLKLPGHTQKLSPYIRHWEAADFDRSHLHAAHQKHIEQKRHRRKRALNSVEFGPVHTIRLNFFAHDREFRMVLQQNPLSVFAGDVEIESTHGPVDYDISRIYTGTLEGDENSHVHAILTSDNLLDGTIETAAEHYYVEPAQRYSSELPATGVHSVIYKVSDVQMRKSAAAEHCASERLRRDMLLNDLKRRKAATSEAEASKSLERHKRWLPDELAASTDDHQNPPLPLDLDVPYNDDFSIYAGGGSRGRFREREQVKNRERDPGRDRDREREEITTTKSLINNNNNNQEYNFNREQQRNRYQQSATTSTTTTTTTWRNAVAVDRETTDRYGDLLRNVNSANNDNNSNNNNNNTRSSNFHVPSLIVANASTIGGGAGGGVQNRNILVNNYNPGNSYSNSNTNYNNNNNNNNNNNNNNNNGLRKTYAKHKNIIVSTYSNKNNNNNNNNNNSNSNSNNNRSYPYDFVINGGGSNSNNNANNNNGVNYNYNDNNNINNRFDTNNFFQTNWSTMFTNNNNDRPSHKTHVEIITKNGATKKPNIIVNNYNPDIMLVPNPQNPHFNSMLMTNLLSGRGRDAAYETNSKDSAQSMYDRKITCMLYLQADHTFFQKMGSDEASIEAITRHVQRANSIYKNTDFNNDGKPDNITFMIKRIKVHNMNAIRDPSYRFPGNYGVEKFLELFSEEDYDAFCLAYMFTYRDFEMGTLGLAWTGDLKNAGGVCEKNGHYRGSLKSLNTGIVTLLNYGKHVPPAVSHVTLAHEIGHNFGSPHDPEQCTPGGEDGNFIMFARATSGDKKNNNKFSPCSLKSIEPVLNAKARSAKGCFTEPQASICGNGVVEGDEQCDCGWEEDCKDTCCFPMSRHPRIDEKPCTLTPRAMCSPSQGPCCTGDCKLKFGDKCRDDNGCRDPSFCNGLGPECPPSVNKPNKTICNKEFVCYMGECTGSICLAYGLESCQCIPGPTDDKIKSCELCCKLPGEGNACRSSFEWNEPPFDVPDMYAKPGTPCNDYNGYCDVFQKCREVDPSGPLATLRKLLLSEESIATFKKWVQHNWYTVVLAALGVFVLLILSTKLLAKRSNLKLKSVTIIHSATTETVRLPDDNNGVIVHTAVRTKVPFKKKVRGERTNKGKSAHRSGSSGNIGAGKSKGSGSKATSSKTGELAAKTTHAHNRSGKPSNAAATTAVGAVNTAIGEVAVKPTRTKKNRVGSGGGATALKPTPVAAALNTPLAPTGSGGKLENEVKAKSKRFKKHNKEIIDYSSRSGQDAASISGNAHTNTFGKVQKWLLESPIVVQPLSHIEHSSKIRKVMSKSQSTPERLVQKSPQKSKSVTNLVNDKVKLQVVYKPPFKFALRLSKNAKVKTHVIGGAANKMKRTTRANGAGANGAESKRKSSNQNSEGSKNSGSGGNEEVKCKRIALLLRNNNEDNQILTLNEPTYETLNPKTMPSKMENPFYENLQCSTTTGEMRAAMVANNEAAVGNSGAATSANASVSSKAPSSSGGVLQKQRAHNYSRSNSFSANNPFAANPTALHSRKLSESSNAQAPATCAADLGRNFGSTQNLGQMAQNQNHLAKSKKRSSLNLKLNSAAKNGKDPSIAARRSNSNMNLRSNNAASTYQPSTYSNEPQNAIATATTNTTTSTHASNTAATVVTPAPTERQLRRSSSSTAYQHQPKSTSQSSAFTAALPTARTSFSNIPRASLSAAASSGVNAGTVNTNGVLGNFSRIADVDQLVVAGSQSSHSSQGSHASHSSHHAPIRHEHRRSRSSAHSTAAPTLAITANSNATTAPTEQQQKRSNSIRQLQHSYHPPPLPNVAAVSSHIGQARIEAEHELPSDLEVLLSDVEHLVS